TGTTTTTTCTCTTTATTGTCTTTGAACTTTGATCTCTACTCGAATTTGTATCGCTTTTTGCTGATCGATTTGGCAATATAGTCCCCCGTCCACTGAATGAGCTGAACAAGCAGGATAATCAAAATGACAGTCGCGATCAGGACGTCTTCTCGAAAGCGTTGGTAGCCAAAACGGATAGCCAGACTACCGAGTCCACCCGCACCAATGGCTCCCGCTACAGCCGTAAATTCCGTGATGCCGATGATTCCGATTGTGATTCCGCGAACGAGCGCTGGCAATGCTTCGGGAATCAGCACTCGAAAGATGATCGTAAACGGAGTCGCTCCGACCGCTTTTGCCGCCTCGATTTTCCCTGCACTCACTTCCTTGAGCGAATTTTCGATGATGCGCCCGAGAAACGGAGCAGCGCCGATGGAGAGTGAAACGATGGCGGCCGTCGGACCCAAAGAAGTGCCCACGATCAGTCGTGACAAAGGCAATAGAAGGACGATCAGGATAATCAAAGGAAGAGACCTCACGCCGTTGATCACGGTCCCGATTGCCTTATTCAGCTTGGGTGCTTCGAGAATGCTGCCCTTATCCGTGACCACGAGAGTGACCCCTAGTACAATCCCAATAGCGAGAGCGAATAGGGATGACCAGAACACCATGTAGAGCGTTTCGAGCAGCCCTTCCCAGAGCAGTTCGAGCAGATCGTCTCTCATATCCCTGCCCCCACTCCTTCCATCACATTTCGCTTGTCGCGGTAATGATCGATAATGCTCACAAACCGTTTTGCCGTATCACTCTCCGGGCGTAGGAAGAACTTTTCAACGGAGCCGGTTTCGACGATCCTGCCGCTTTCGAGAACGGCCATGTTGTTACAAATGTGCTGCAGAACATCCAGCTCATGCGTGATCAACAAGATCGTCAGGTTCAGCTGGCGGTTGATTTCTTTGAGCAGCTCCAAAATGGAGTACGTCGTCTGAGGATCCAGCGCCGAGGTCGCTTCGTCGCTGAGCAGCAGATCCGGCTCGTTTACCAACGCCCGGGCAATACCCACCCGCTGTTTTTGCCCACCACTCAGTTGAAACGGGTAGACGTTTTCCTTGTCCCCGAGCTGGACGAGATCGAGGATCTCTCTGACCCGCTGCTGAATGTATCGCTTGGGATGCCCCGCCACTTCCAACGGGAAAGCGACATTTTGAAAAACCGTCTTGGCATCGAGCAAATTGAACTGCTGAAAAATCATCCCAATTTTTTGCCGCGCCTGCCGCAGCTCTTTTTCATTCAGATTCGTCACCACTTTACCTCCGATCTCGATGCTACCTGAGTCCGGTTCCTCCAGCCTGTTGAGGCAGCGGATCAGCGTCGATTTCCCCGCCCCGCTGAAGCCGATGATGCCGAAAATATCGCCTTTTTCGATGTGCAGATCAATGTCTTGCAAAACCGTGATTGCACTTTTTGCCGTTTTGTACGTTTTGTTGAGGCCATGAATCCCAACCATTCGCTCACCTCTCCCCCAATGCGGCGATGGCTACTTCCGCAAAATACAAGGCGCTTTGCGTGAGGGCGCGATCATCCAAGGTAAAGGCGGGATGGTGCCATTCCTTCGTACCGGAAGTGCCCATGAAGACGAATGACCCTGGAATGCGTTGCTGGTAAAAAGCAAAATCTTCTCCCGCCGGGGAAGGCGCTGGTGTGACGACCTGCAAGCCTACCTTCTGTGCTGCTACTACCGACAGCTGTGTCAGCCCATCGTCATTGTTCACAGATGGAGGGCCCTCGAACCAGCGCAAACTGATTTTGGTCCCGTACGCCGCCGTTACTCCTTCGATGATTCGCCGGAAGTGACCAGGAATTTTAGCACGCACCTCGTCCTGAAAGGTACGCACCGTTCCCCCCAAAACGACCTTGTCCGGAAGCACATTCCAGGTCGTTCCCCCATGAATGCTAGTCACACTGACGACTGCGTTGTGCAGAGGGCTAATGTTGCGGCTGACGATAGTCTGCAAGGATGATACGATTTGCGCCGCCGCCACGATCGGATCGACGCCCGCCTCCGGTATCGCTGCATGCGTGCCAACGCCTTCTACTTCAATATCAAAGCCATCGACCGCAGCCATGAGCGGCCCTGCCTTGACGCCGATTGTTCCTACCTCTAGGTCTGGCTTGTTGTGCATCCCGAAGATGGCCTGCACACCTTCCAGCGCACCACTCTCCATGATTTGCTTGGCTCCCGTTCCCTTTTCCTCCGCAGGCTGAAAAATAAAACGCACGGTGCCCATGAGGTGTTCCTCTTGAGATTTCAGGAGATAGGCCGCACCGAGTACAGCAGCCGTGTGAAAGTCATGACCGCATGCATGCATTTTCCCCGCGACTCGAGAAGCATACGGCAGACCTGTCTCTTCCTGAATCGGCAGCGCGTCAATATCAGCACGCAGGGCGATGATCGGCCCATCCTCTCTGCCGCTCACTTCCGCGACGATCCCGGTCTGCAACGGGACGTCGACGATGCGGATCCCCGCTTCCGTAAGCCATCCCCTGATCGCTCGGGTCGTCTCTACTTCCTCATAGGCCACTTCTGGGTATTGATGCAGATTG
This is a stretch of genomic DNA from Brevibacillus choshinensis. It encodes these proteins:
- a CDS encoding methionine ABC transporter permease, whose protein sequence is MRDDLLELLWEGLLETLYMVFWSSLFALAIGIVLGVTLVVTDKGSILEAPKLNKAIGTVINGVRSLPLIILIVLLLPLSRLIVGTSLGPTAAIVSLSIGAAPFLGRIIENSLKEVSAGKIEAAKAVGATPFTIIFRVLIPEALPALVRGITIGIIGITEFTAVAGAIGAGGLGSLAIRFGYQRFREDVLIATVILIILLVQLIQWTGDYIAKSISKKRYKFE
- a CDS encoding methionine ABC transporter ATP-binding protein: MVGIHGLNKTYKTAKSAITVLQDIDLHIEKGDIFGIIGFSGAGKSTLIRCLNRLEEPDSGSIEIGGKVVTNLNEKELRQARQKIGMIFQQFNLLDAKTVFQNVAFPLEVAGHPKRYIQQRVREILDLVQLGDKENVYPFQLSGGQKQRVGIARALVNEPDLLLSDEATSALDPQTTYSILELLKEINRQLNLTILLITHELDVLQHICNNMAVLESGRIVETGSVEKFFLRPESDTAKRFVSIIDHYRDKRNVMEGVGAGI
- a CDS encoding amidohydrolase, which codes for MEGLAAELTPQLIHIRRNLHQYPEVAYEEVETTRAIRGWLTEAGIRIVDVPLQTGIVAEVSGREDGPIIALRADIDALPIQEETGLPYASRVAGKMHACGHDFHTAAVLGAAYLLKSQEEHLMGTVRFIFQPAEEKGTGAKQIMESGALEGVQAIFGMHNKPDLEVGTIGVKAGPLMAAVDGFDIEVEGVGTHAAIPEAGVDPIVAAAQIVSSLQTIVSRNISPLHNAVVSVTSIHGGTTWNVLPDKVVLGGTVRTFQDEVRAKIPGHFRRIIEGVTAAYGTKISLRWFEGPPSVNNDDGLTQLSVVAAQKVGLQVVTPAPSPAGEDFAFYQQRIPGSFVFMGTSGTKEWHHPAFTLDDRALTQSALYFAEVAIAALGER